The genomic window GTGTTACTGTCGATGCGGGCTTCTGTAGCTTTCTGAAAGAAGTAGGTTTTGCAGTGGCTGGTCTATATGTAACTTTTGGTCTGGGGGTGCGCAGTTTTGAAATTGTTGTACGTGGTTTGGGGGTTGTGGAACGTGGGTTTGGGGTTGTGGTTGGAGTGGGCTTGGTGGTAGCTCTAGTCTTTGGTGTGGTAGGAGCTGGAGTTGTAGGTTTCTTGTTAATAACAAATTctgtgaaaagaagaaaagcaaaagaaaggaCATCCTTTTATagcattaaaacagaaaaaaacacgttGACATTCTGACTCAGAGGAGCCTACGAGAACGGAGTGACTGGCGGATTTCTTACCCTCTTTTGCGTGGAAGTGAATCAACTTGCCCTTTATCTTAACAGGAGATGGCTTGAAGCTGCATTTGCCTGGAGGGGCTCTCCTATATGGTGGGAAAATTTACACTGAGTCATCAAACTGTTGTGCAGCTGTTAGAACAAGGTTTGCAACATTGAAATTTGGTACACAGCAACCTAAACTGGCACACTGCACCCAGTTCTAAATACTGTACTCATGTGTACCTAAGCAGATATGTTGGACTTGTGAAAAGTGCAGAAAAGTCCAATGTAATTATTATCTCATAAATGATGCTGaatctcaaacacaaacagaaaacacggAAGATTAATTCTCCATTGAATATTACAACCACAAATGAGACTCCAGGCATGATTGCATCATTCAGTGTGATCTGGAACAGCTGCATTCCCAGATTCCAATATGgcaatattctttttttatagtTATTATTTTCCAACATCATCAAACTAAGTTTTCCTCAGTTTTCCTGAGTCTTGAAGGTGTGGGCATttagtgagagacagtgtgtgcatTTCAATGTGATGCTGTTCTTAGACAGAGTTCAAAGTTCAGTGACTTTGAGGCAGAGTACCTGGATGGATCTATTATCTTATACACCATGCCTGCTCTTGCTGCCGCACTGGGAGCCCCTGTGGCTAGGAAGTATAGCTCACCTAAAACAGACAGTCATTAGTTATCACAACACATCTTCTGTCCTTCAGTAGTCACTACCTCTCTCTACCTTTGTCTTTGTAATGTTAGAGTACATTCCCctaacactcaaacacatgttcacatgcaaacacgcatgcacacacgcatgcacacgcatgcacacacacacgcacacacgcacacacgcacacacacacacacacacacacacaaacacacggacagCTACTTTTCAAAGTTACCTGCCTCATCTTCACCAAATGATATTATGTATTTATAGTAGCTGTTAATCAGTTTTGGAAAATTGCATGTTTTGTCCTGTCCCATGCAGATTTCTCTATACTCCCATTTCCCTGTGGTCAAGTTCTCCTTCAGTGACATCAGCCGTCTGTAGGTCAAAAGTTTgacaaaaaataattacaaatcaTTAAGCTGACATCAGCGTCTTCATGGTATTTGAAGACTAAAATGTTATGTTATGTGCCTATGATTCACAATTTACATGTatattgaaaaatgaataatgacATTATGTGTGCATACCCACTCATAAAATCCCCAAAGATGTAGAGACCATTGAGGTTTGGCATCTGACATCCACGGTAAATGTACCCACCAGTCACTGACTTCCCCAGTTTGTGTGGGTAAGCAAAAATTGGCAAGATATCATCTAACATAGAGCAAAGATGGAAAGAATTCGACTTAGTTCATTCTTCCATGTTCAGTCATTTCAGAAAATGGCAAGATATGGTGTTCCGACATTGCATCACCATTACATCATTGTTTATCTTAGCTTCCTAACTTCACAGTTATTTTTACTTTTGGTGGAAACACAGATTGATGTAGTCTACCTAACATTACATTTGCAGTATCGTGTAATCACTTTCTACTAAAACGCAGCTGAGGAGCGTGGTCGAGGTTCCCAGTTTAAAGCACATATCAGGTGAAACTTGTTTTATCTTATGTCACAATAGCTCTCTCACCCAGTGATGAGTTCAGACAGAGTTTTTTGTCATAACAGGAGAAACCCTCTTTTGCTCGCCATCCATAGTTCCCTCCTTTAACGATGATGTCTACTTCTTCAAACTTATTCTGGCCAACGTCACCACAGATTATCCGACCCTGCCCCCGGCCTGTGACAGGGTCTCCGCGGTCAATGGAGCAGCGCCACATGTTTCTCACCCCATAGGCATAGATCTCTGGCCTTGAACCCTTCTCATCCACAAAAGGATTGTCTGGGGGGATGCTGTAGGGGGCACCGTCATTGTTGTTGTCCACGTCTATGCGCAGCACTTTGCCAAGAAGTGTGGACCTTTGACATATGAATGAACATTTACGTTAAAAACAGAATGTGTAAAAATTATAAGTATTTTTATACGCTTCGTACAATGCCGATGTGGAGTTTGTTACATATTGTCATATTTCGCTTATTAAGATCCTGCGTATCATACATAAAGATTCTTGGGGAGATATTGTTTTGGAAAGATATCATGAACTGTGTcccaatttttctctttttgtgtgagttggctttcattacatttttcagtCCATTCCcttcaaaaagagagatgatTAAGGCAACACCATCAGCTTGCACAAGTCAACTCACAACCAACAGTGCTCTGGGTCAATATTAACATTTGGCAGAAACTGGAGGTCTCTGTTTGGAGGCCCCTTGCTTCATACCAACAGGGTCACACACACCATGTGCTCACTAGTCTATGATTTGTAGGTAACAAAGATCAGCCTTCTCAATACAGGCAACTAGTTCTGATGTTCTGCTGTATGCTGTTGCTCCACAAGCCTCAAATATGTTACagacacatatgtgtgtatgtatgcctatatgtatgtataaaatgaATTATATCATGCAGTgtatattcattcattgatACAAAACATGTAAGAAATAGGAAATGGTCAGCAAATAACAAAGCTGGGGTTATGTAGTTATGCACAGAAGACTGTTTATGTTTTGGAGAATTATTATGTAAGGCATTATGTAACTCTGAAGGACAGTAATATGCAAGGTGCAGCACAGTGTTGTATACATAGAGTTCAATGACAAAGCATGGGATGCTGTAAATACTGTACTGTGACAATGAGCTGCATGGCTTAAGTCTCCATCTCTGGCCTAGTACTACTGTCCCGAAGAAGCCACAGAACACCACGTAGTGATACTGCATCTCAACATTCAACATGCAGCCTCTATATTGCTCAGCTGGCCTTGGCCCAGTGTGATGCTGCTTTTACCGCTGATTTGTATGGTCGTCACTCAGGTCTCAAAGCTGTAGccttctttctgtgtgtgtgtgtgtgtgtgtgtgtgtgtgtaaagatggcAGGTCTCTCATGGTGAAAGGTGGGTGCTAGTGTGAGCCCATGGGTTGTGGCATGCCACCCTGTAGATTCACTGAGCATTGCCACTTCCATTGCGGGCAGACAGAAATTTGGAAGCAGCGGTGCCAATGCTAATATTTTGAAGCTCTGGCCGTGTCTGGATGAATGTACATGTGGCCTCTGAACAAATGTTTGTCAGACTGCCCAAGTCACAAAGCTGAGGAGCAAAAATCATATGTGGAGACATACTCACAACCAGATTGGAACTCATAATAGGCTATTTGCATAGTTTCAAAAGCtgaaatgaagatttttttaGGACAGCAAATGGAGATGGGATTTAAGAGTGTTACTGACCATTTACTGATTAAAGCTTTTTTCACATACTACTTTCCATGTAAATCTGATATCATACAAGAAAAAACATGGATATATTTTCCTCAAGAACAAATGGATTATTAATGTGGAAAACTAATGTCATCCTAATGTGAAGAAATAATCGAATTTGGCCACTATAATGCAGTTGTGATCTTGCTAAGAATGCAAATATGTGCATTTCATTGCAGAGCTTATTCAAAAGTGTCCTGCAAATATAAACTGCGAGTTTCAGATGAAGGATTCTGATTCTCATGAAGAACCTCATTAGCCaataacaacattttctagAACATTAACTATTTCCCACCCACACTTCACTGGAGTGACATGCATTAGTCAGCCCAAGATAGCTGTAAACATGACCTATGTACTTaatgtcaaaaacagaaaatagcaGTTCAGTCACAACATTGTTGAAAGCTTAAGCAACGTATACTCATTAAACACAAGCAAAACATACTCATTAATAAAATAGAATTAATATTCCCAGAGGGTTCTTTGCTGTATGTTGGGAGTTGCCCCAGGCATAAACAAATGATGTCATGTGTTGATTCTTACCCTGTTTCCATCACAACATAATTTActtaaatcaattttaaaaaatcatggAATTTATGCACAGTTCTGTGTGATTAACTTTGCTCTAAAACAGTATACCTTTCTCTCAGAATGCTGTACTAATTATATATTGATCAGGCAGATTAACAGtgaagacaacaacaaaaccctgCACTGAACTTACTTGTTTTGGGAATTTCCGAATTTTCCAAAAGGGTCTCCAGCTCTTCCCCCATCTCCAATGAAAATGTAGAGATAACCATCTTCACCAAATAACAGCTGCCCTCCATTGTGATTTGATGCAGGTTCCACAACTTCCAAAAGGGTTCTGTTGGCCAAAGTCATCAATTACTTTTCGTTATTCAGGGATGAAAACATATGTGTTGACAGAATTAGGCACACATAAGTTACCCGGTCACAATCATTACCTCTCAGAGGAGTGGTCTAGCATGTTCATATCGTCAGTTGACAGTGTGAACTCACTAATGCGgattctctcttccttcttcactgacacagagtAGTAGACATAGGCCTTCTGAACAACACTGAACCTTGGGTGAAAAGCCATGCAGAGGAAGCCTCTCTCGTCTCCAGCCCATGGAGAAGTTAGCACGGCTTTGGTCAGGTTAAGAAATGGTCTGTCCACACGAGAACCGTTGGGCAAGTAGGTCCACACATAGCCCAGCTGTTCCGCCACAAAGAAGCGATGTGTACCATCGTTAGCGtgcaccatggcaacagggtTACGCAGGCCATTGGCGACTTCCTGAAGGCACAGCTGCAGACAGCCATCAGGGTCAGCCCGAACGTCGCCCAGGTTGGCATTTAACTCAGCATTTGTCAGCACATTTGGATAGCAGTACTCACGGTCCTTCAACTCCAGGAAAGCACAGAACTTGGTGTGGTCTTCCTCAATGGAAGTGGTAATATTGTTGTCAGTTAGAAGGCTGAGCGTGTAGCGGCACTGGTGCCAGAAGCTGGAACAATAG from Chanos chanos chromosome 2, fChaCha1.1, whole genome shotgun sequence includes these protein-coding regions:
- the LOC115804670 gene encoding HHIP-like protein 1, with product MSGGNLWKALVLSPCLPSLLWLLAIQGPKWGDAHPQCLDYKPPFQPLEPLVFCKEYAKFGCCDLERDHQISQRFYQIMEYFDHSGYMACGKYIRSILCQECSPYAAHLYDAEDANTPMRELPGLCGDYCSSFWHQCRYTLSLLTDNNITTSIEEDHTKFCAFLELKDREYCYPNVLTNAELNANLGDVRADPDGCLQLCLQEVANGLRNPVAMVHANDGTHRFFVAEQLGYVWTYLPNGSRVDRPFLNLTKAVLTSPWAGDERGFLCMAFHPRFSVVQKAYVYYSVSVKKEERIRISEFTLSTDDMNMLDHSSERTLLEVVEPASNHNGGQLLFGEDGYLYIFIGDGGRAGDPFGKFGNSQNKSTLLGKVLRIDVDNNNDGAPYSIPPDNPFVDEKGSRPEIYAYGVRNMWRCSIDRGDPVTGRGQGRIICGDVGQNKFEEVDIIVKGGNYGWRAKEGFSCYDKKLCLNSSLDDILPIFAYPHKLGKSVTGGYIYRGCQMPNLNGLYIFGDFMSGRLMSLKENLTTGKWEYREICMGQDKTCNFPKLINSYYKYIISFGEDEAGELYFLATGAPSAAARAGMVYKIIDPSRRAPPGKCSFKPSPVKIKGKLIHFHAKEEFVINKKPTTPAPTTPKTRATTKPTPTTTPNPRSTTPKPRTTISKLRTPRPKVTYRPATAKPTSFRKLQKPASTVTPHPTTTLSQANTVRPGYMTTMRIRHIQTPALLPTPRPRATYATPQRRPTQTTIRPSTSIQRWYTSMTTPRPMYWTPAPKPTSKIQQPNITLPKSQEKLLKGQEDNSDQRGGNHVNKRGRGSKHRKNQRRKSRAGRVRLVSAENHADRGRVEIFVRGEWGTVCDDLFNSKAATVVCRQLGFPAALRVAKRAEMGSGTGLNILLDDVECEGTERTLLQCKHAKLGKHNCSHREDVGVVCGYDKPGED